One Dehalococcoidia bacterium genomic window carries:
- a CDS encoding phage holin family protein, with product MARDGRASPGDQFRSIAHEARDLYSEVGGLAGDVQRLLRLQGELARAEAGEAIGLAGRGAGLGAAAIVVGIITLAFLFLALMSAVNTAAPQWLAALITAGVAFLLTALLAGLALWQLRRFSPLPRRFIRSVREDIEWAGAQISSSTR from the coding sequence CAGGGCCAGCCCAGGCGACCAGTTCCGCTCCATAGCGCACGAGGCCCGGGACCTGTATTCCGAGGTCGGCGGCCTAGCAGGCGACGTCCAGCGTCTCCTCCGGCTCCAGGGCGAGCTCGCGCGCGCCGAGGCGGGCGAGGCCATAGGATTAGCCGGGCGCGGTGCCGGCCTGGGGGCTGCGGCGATAGTTGTCGGGATCATCACGCTGGCCTTCCTGTTCCTGGCGCTCATGTCCGCAGTCAACACGGCAGCGCCGCAGTGGCTGGCGGCGCTCATCACCGCGGGCGTCGCCTTCTTGCTGACGGCTCTCCTCGCCGGGCTGGCGTTGTGGCAGCTCCGCCGCTTCTCCCCGCTGCCCAGGCGCTTCATCAGGTCGGTTCGGGAGGACATCGAATGGGCAGGGGCCCAGATCAGCTCGAGCACCAGATAA